In the genome of Kitasatospora cathayae, one region contains:
- the lepA gene encoding translation elongation factor 4, with translation MPATPSNVPEPSRTDPALIRNFCIIAHIDHGKSTLADRMLQITGVVDPRQMRAQYLDRMDIERERGITIKSQAVRLPWAPKTGPDAGTTHILNMIDTPGHVDFTYEVSRSLAACEGTILVVDAAQGIEAQTLANLYLALENDLTIVPVLNKIDLPAAQPEKYAEEIAHIIGCDPGDVLKVSAKTGLGVEDLLDHIVNTIPAPVGVAEAPARAMIFDSVYDAYRGVVTYVRVVDGQLNKRERIQMMSTGATHELLEIGVISPEPKVADGLGVGEVGYIITGVKDVRQSKVGDTITSQHKGATEPLGGYKDPRPMVFSGLYPLDGSDYPLLRDALDKLRLNDAALVYEPETSVALGFGYRCGFLGLLHLEIIRERLEREFNLDLISTAPNVIYRVVMEDGTEHTVTNPSEFPSGKISEVYEPVVRGTILAPNEFVGAIMELCQSRRGSLQGMDYLSEDRVELRYTLPLAEIVFDFFDQLKSKTRGYASLDYEPIGEQTANLVKVDILLHGDAVDAFSAIVHKDKAYSYGVMMAGKLQKLIPRQQFEVPIQAAIGSRVIARETVRAIRKDVLAKCYGGDISRKRKLLEKQKEGKKRMKMVGSVEVPQEAFIAALSTDAEGPKDKK, from the coding sequence GTGCCCGCGACCCCCAGCAATGTGCCAGAGCCCAGCCGTACCGACCCGGCGCTGATCCGCAACTTCTGCATCATCGCCCACATCGACCACGGCAAGTCGACGCTCGCAGACCGGATGCTGCAGATCACCGGCGTCGTCGACCCCCGGCAGATGCGTGCCCAGTACCTCGACCGCATGGACATCGAGCGCGAGCGCGGCATCACCATCAAGTCGCAGGCGGTCCGCCTCCCGTGGGCCCCCAAGACCGGGCCGGACGCCGGGACGACGCACATCCTCAACATGATCGACACCCCCGGCCACGTGGACTTCACGTACGAGGTGTCCCGCTCCCTGGCGGCCTGCGAGGGCACCATCCTGGTGGTCGACGCGGCCCAGGGCATCGAGGCGCAGACCCTCGCCAACCTGTACCTGGCGCTGGAGAACGACCTCACGATCGTCCCGGTCCTCAACAAGATCGACCTGCCGGCCGCCCAGCCGGAGAAGTACGCCGAGGAGATCGCCCACATCATCGGCTGCGACCCGGGCGACGTGCTCAAGGTCAGCGCCAAGACCGGTCTGGGCGTCGAGGACCTGCTGGACCACATCGTCAACACCATCCCGGCCCCGGTCGGCGTCGCGGAGGCCCCGGCCCGCGCGATGATCTTCGACTCGGTGTACGACGCCTACCGCGGCGTGGTCACCTACGTCCGTGTGGTGGACGGCCAGCTGAACAAGCGCGAGCGCATCCAGATGATGTCCACCGGCGCCACCCACGAGCTGCTGGAGATCGGCGTCATCTCGCCCGAGCCGAAGGTCGCCGACGGCCTCGGCGTCGGCGAGGTGGGCTACATCATCACCGGTGTGAAGGACGTCCGGCAGTCCAAGGTCGGTGACACGATCACCTCGCAGCACAAGGGCGCCACCGAGCCGCTCGGCGGCTACAAGGACCCGCGCCCGATGGTGTTCTCCGGCCTGTACCCGCTGGACGGCTCGGACTACCCGCTGCTGCGCGACGCCCTGGACAAGCTGCGCCTCAACGACGCCGCCCTGGTGTACGAGCCGGAGACCTCGGTCGCGCTCGGCTTCGGCTACCGCTGCGGCTTCCTCGGCCTGCTGCACCTGGAGATCATCCGGGAGCGCCTGGAGCGCGAGTTCAACCTCGACCTGATCTCCACCGCCCCGAACGTGATCTACCGGGTGGTGATGGAGGACGGCACCGAGCACACCGTCACCAACCCGAGCGAGTTCCCGTCCGGCAAGATCTCCGAGGTGTACGAGCCGGTCGTGCGCGGCACCATCCTGGCGCCGAACGAGTTCGTCGGCGCGATCATGGAGCTGTGCCAGTCCCGTCGCGGCAGCCTCCAGGGCATGGACTACCTGTCCGAGGACCGGGTCGAGCTGCGCTACACCCTGCCGCTCGCGGAGATCGTCTTCGACTTCTTCGACCAGCTGAAGTCCAAGACCCGCGGCTACGCCTCGCTCGACTACGAGCCCATCGGCGAGCAGACCGCCAACCTGGTCAAGGTCGACATCCTGCTGCACGGCGACGCGGTGGACGCCTTCTCCGCGATCGTGCACAAGGACAAGGCCTACAGCTACGGCGTGATGATGGCCGGCAAGCTGCAGAAGCTGATCCCGCGCCAGCAGTTCGAGGTGCCGATCCAGGCCGCCATCGGCTCCCGGGTGATCGCCCGCGAGACGGTCCGCGCGATCCGCAAGGACGTCCTCGCCAAGTGCTACGGCGGTGACATCTCCCGCAAGCGGAAGCTGCTGGAGAAGCAGAAGGAAGGCAAGAAGCGGATGAAGATGGTCGGCAGCGTGGAGGTCCCGCAGGAGGCCTTCATCGCCGCGCTGTCCACCGACGCCGAGGGGCCGAAGGACAAGAAGTAG
- a CDS encoding ABC transporter ATP-binding protein, whose product MGGQGAEKSMDFKGSGKRVLGLLRPERKLLIGVLVLGVLGIGCAVTGPKILGDATDLIFAGVIGARFQPGTSKAEVIDGLRAHGQGGIADLLSAVDFTPGHGMDFGAIGSVLLWVLGIYLASAGFGILQGRLATKAIQSAGYRLRQDVEAKLARLPLSYFDKQPRGEVLSRVTNDIDNIGQSMQQTMGQVVNSLLTVVGVLAMMFWISWLLALIALVSVPLSVVVAAKVGKKAQPQFVQQWKSTGQLNAHIEEMYTGHTLVKVFGRQRESAETFREHNDALFHASFRAQFISGIIQPAMMLIGNLQYVLVAVVGGLRVASGSLSIGDVQAFIQYSRQFSQPLTQVASMANLVQSGVASAERVFELLDAPEQSPEPAMPEKPDTVHGRVVFQDVSFRYDPDKPLIDDLSLKVEPGQTVAIVGPTGAGKTTLVNLLMRFYEVSSGRITLDGVDIAAMSREDLRSGIGMVLQDTWLFGGTIADNIAYGAQGATREQVVEAAKAAHVDRFVRTLPDGYDTVIDDEGTGVSAGEKQLITIARAFLAQPSILVLDEATSSVDTRTEVLIQRAMARLRTGRTSFVIAHRLSTIRDADVILVMENGSIVEQGSHDELIAAGGAYARLYQAQFAEAVAEVD is encoded by the coding sequence ATGGGCGGCCAGGGCGCCGAGAAGTCCATGGACTTCAAGGGCTCCGGAAAGCGCGTCCTCGGCCTGCTGCGCCCCGAACGCAAGCTGCTGATCGGCGTCCTGGTGCTCGGCGTGCTCGGCATCGGCTGCGCCGTCACCGGCCCCAAGATCCTCGGCGACGCCACCGACCTGATCTTCGCCGGCGTCATCGGCGCCCGCTTCCAGCCCGGCACCTCCAAGGCCGAGGTCATCGACGGGCTGCGCGCCCACGGCCAGGGCGGCATCGCCGACCTGCTCTCCGCGGTCGACTTCACCCCCGGCCACGGCATGGACTTCGGCGCCATCGGCTCCGTCCTGCTCTGGGTGCTCGGCATCTACCTCGCCTCCGCCGGCTTCGGCATCCTCCAGGGCCGCCTCGCCACCAAGGCGATCCAGTCCGCCGGCTACCGGCTGCGCCAGGACGTCGAGGCCAAACTCGCCCGGCTGCCGCTCAGCTACTTCGACAAGCAGCCGCGCGGCGAGGTGCTCAGCCGGGTCACCAACGACATCGACAACATCGGCCAGTCCATGCAGCAGACCATGGGACAGGTCGTCAACTCGCTGCTCACCGTGGTCGGTGTGCTGGCGATGATGTTCTGGATCTCCTGGCTGCTGGCGCTGATCGCCCTGGTCTCGGTGCCGCTGTCGGTGGTCGTCGCCGCCAAGGTCGGCAAGAAGGCCCAGCCGCAGTTCGTCCAGCAGTGGAAGTCCACCGGTCAACTCAACGCCCACATCGAGGAGATGTACACCGGCCACACCCTGGTGAAGGTGTTCGGCCGGCAACGCGAGTCCGCCGAGACCTTCCGCGAGCACAACGACGCGCTGTTCCACGCCAGTTTCCGCGCCCAGTTCATCTCCGGGATCATCCAGCCCGCGATGATGCTGATCGGCAACCTGCAGTACGTGCTGGTCGCGGTCGTCGGCGGGCTACGGGTGGCGAGCGGCTCGCTGTCCATCGGCGACGTCCAGGCCTTCATCCAGTACTCCCGGCAGTTCAGCCAGCCGCTCACCCAGGTCGCCAGCATGGCCAACCTGGTGCAGTCCGGGGTCGCCTCCGCCGAGCGCGTCTTCGAACTGCTCGACGCCCCCGAGCAGAGCCCCGAACCGGCCATGCCCGAGAAGCCCGACACCGTCCACGGCCGGGTCGTCTTCCAGGACGTGTCCTTCCGCTACGACCCCGACAAGCCGCTCATCGACGACCTCTCCCTCAAGGTCGAACCCGGCCAGACCGTCGCCATCGTCGGCCCCACCGGCGCCGGCAAGACCACCCTGGTCAACCTGCTGATGCGGTTCTACGAGGTCAGCTCCGGGCGCATCACCCTCGACGGCGTCGACATCGCCGCGATGTCCCGCGAGGACCTGCGCTCCGGCATCGGCATGGTCCTCCAGGACACCTGGCTGTTCGGCGGCACCATCGCCGACAACATCGCCTACGGCGCCCAGGGCGCCACCCGCGAACAGGTCGTCGAGGCGGCGAAGGCCGCCCACGTCGACCGCTTCGTGCGCACCCTCCCGGACGGCTACGACACCGTCATCGACGACGAGGGCACCGGCGTCAGCGCGGGCGAGAAGCAGCTGATCACGATCGCCCGGGCCTTCCTCGCCCAGCCGTCCATCCTGGTCCTGGACGAGGCCACCAGCTCGGTCGACACCCGCACCGAGGTGCTCATCCAGCGGGCCATGGCCCGGCTGCGCACCGGCCGCACCAGCTTCGTCATCGCCCACCGCCTCTCCACCATCCGCGACGCCGACGTCATCCTGGTGATGGAGAACGGCTCCATCGTGGAGCAGGGCTCGCACGACGAACTGATCGCCGCCGGCGGCGCCTACGCCCGGCTCTACCAGGCGCAGTTCGCGGAGGCCGTGGCCGAGGTCGACTGA
- a CDS encoding ABC transporter ATP-binding protein encodes MLIRLLRAHLRPYSRPITLLVVLQLVSTLAALYLPTLNADIIDKGVVKGDTGYILRLGAVMIGVTLVQALCSIGAVYFGARTAMAFGRDLRAAVFERVQSFSSREVGQFGAPSLITRTTNDVQQVQMLALMSFTLMVAAPIMCVGGIIMALNQDVPLSGLLLAVIPALGAVVVLLVRALRPKFRSMQVKIDTVNRVLREQITGIRVIRAFVKDDHEQNRFGDANEDLTQTARQVGRLMSVMFPSVMLVVNVSSVAVLWFGAHRIDSGDMEIGALTAFLTYLMQIMMSVMMATFMFMMVPRAEVCAERVQEVLDTSSSVVPPAAPVTELLRRGNLELRDVDFRYPGAEASVLRGIDLTARPGETTAIIGSTGSGKSTLLGLVPRLFDATSGQILLDGVDVRELSADAIADSVGIVPQKPYLFSGTVASNLRYGRPDATDEELWHALEIAQAKEFVEQLAEGLDAPIAQGGGNVSGGQRQRLAIARALVRRPDVYLFDDSFSALDYATDAKLRKALARETADATVLIVAQRVSTIRDADRIIVLDEGAVVGTGTHHELMADNPTYREIVLSQLTEQEAA; translated from the coding sequence GTGCTGATCAGACTGCTCCGGGCGCACCTGCGCCCGTACTCCCGACCGATCACCCTGCTGGTGGTCCTCCAACTGGTATCCACCCTCGCGGCGCTCTACCTGCCCACGCTCAACGCCGACATCATCGACAAGGGCGTGGTCAAGGGCGACACCGGCTACATCCTGCGCCTGGGCGCGGTCATGATCGGCGTCACCCTGGTCCAGGCGCTGTGCTCGATCGGCGCCGTCTACTTCGGCGCCCGCACCGCGATGGCCTTCGGCCGCGACCTCCGCGCCGCCGTCTTCGAGCGGGTGCAGAGCTTCTCCTCCCGCGAGGTCGGCCAGTTCGGCGCACCCTCCCTGATCACCCGCACCACCAACGACGTCCAGCAGGTCCAGATGCTGGCCCTGATGAGCTTCACCCTGATGGTCGCCGCACCGATCATGTGCGTCGGCGGCATCATCATGGCGCTCAACCAGGACGTCCCGTTGTCCGGCCTGCTGCTCGCCGTCATCCCGGCGCTCGGCGCTGTCGTCGTCCTGCTGGTGCGCGCCCTGCGGCCGAAGTTCCGCAGCATGCAGGTGAAGATCGACACCGTGAACCGGGTGCTGCGCGAGCAGATCACCGGCATCCGGGTCATCCGCGCCTTCGTCAAGGACGACCACGAGCAGAACCGCTTCGGCGACGCCAACGAGGACCTCACCCAGACCGCCCGCCAGGTCGGCCGGCTGATGTCCGTCATGTTCCCGAGCGTGATGCTGGTCGTGAACGTCTCCAGCGTCGCGGTGCTCTGGTTCGGCGCCCACCGCATCGACAGCGGCGACATGGAGATCGGCGCGCTCACCGCCTTCCTCACCTACCTGATGCAGATCATGATGAGCGTGATGATGGCCACCTTCATGTTCATGATGGTGCCGCGCGCCGAGGTCTGCGCCGAACGCGTCCAGGAGGTCCTGGACACCTCCTCCAGCGTCGTCCCGCCCGCCGCCCCGGTCACCGAACTGCTGCGCCGCGGCAACCTGGAACTGCGCGACGTCGACTTCCGCTACCCCGGCGCCGAGGCCTCGGTGCTGCGCGGCATCGACCTCACCGCCCGCCCCGGCGAGACCACCGCCATCATCGGCTCCACCGGCAGCGGCAAGTCCACCCTGCTCGGCCTCGTCCCCCGGCTCTTCGACGCCACCTCCGGGCAGATCCTGCTCGACGGCGTGGACGTGCGCGAGCTCTCCGCCGACGCCATCGCCGACAGCGTCGGCATCGTCCCGCAGAAGCCGTACCTCTTCTCCGGCACCGTCGCCAGCAACCTCCGCTACGGCCGCCCCGACGCCACCGACGAGGAACTCTGGCACGCCCTGGAGATCGCCCAGGCCAAGGAGTTCGTCGAGCAGCTGGCCGAAGGCCTGGACGCCCCCATCGCCCAGGGCGGCGGCAACGTCTCCGGCGGCCAGCGCCAGCGCCTGGCCATCGCCCGGGCACTCGTCCGCAGGCCCGACGTCTACCTCTTCGACGACTCCTTCTCCGCACTCGACTACGCCACCGACGCCAAGCTGCGCAAGGCCCTCGCCCGCGAGACCGCCGACGCCACCGTCCTGATCGTCGCCCAGCGGGTGTCCACCATCCGCGACGCCGACCGGATCATCGTCCTCGACGAGGGCGCCGTCGTCGGCACCGGCACCCACCACGAACTGATGGCCGACAACCCGACGTACCGGGAGATCGTGCTCTCCCAGCTCACCGAGCAGGAGGCGGCGTGA
- a CDS encoding AMP-dependent synthetase/ligase encodes MSSAQSLIDSGKADIVAGRPASVAHLFLERVAATPNHEAYRYPASVDEQAADGAPGAEQWRSLTWAQTAVRVKAVAAGLMALGIQPEDRVALASSTRLEWILTDMGAMCAGAAITTVYPSTNADETAFILSNSGSRAMFAENAAQLAKAVEHIEQLPELRTVILFDEPAEAPDTAGLDLITLAELERRGAEYLEQYPDAVEKAVAALDKEQLATLIYTSGTTGRPKGVRLVHDCWAYEGRAQEASGLLGPDDVQFMWLPLSHVFGKTLISGQIATGHVMAVDGRVDRIIHNLPAIRPTVMASAPRIFEKVYNGIAGRARAEGGAKYKIFLWAAQVAREYARVVQESRIATGVERAPLGLRLQHALADKLVYAKIRAAFGGRLRGAVSGSAALAPEIGYFFLGAGVPILEGYGLSETSAGSCVNRKEDVRIGTVGRPLPGTEVRIAEDGEILLRGPGVMRGYHNLPEKTAEVLEPDGWFHTEDIGELSPDGFLRITDRKKDLFKTSGGKYVAPSEVEGKFKAVCPFASNILVIGNGRNYCTALISLDEAVLLPWAAERGLAGKSYAELAAEPAVHQLVEGFVKRVNADLQRWQTIKKFHLLPRDLDVEHGELTPSLKIKRPVVERTYADAVAAMYAGANEA; translated from the coding sequence TTGAGTTCCGCGCAGTCCCTGATCGACTCCGGCAAAGCCGACATCGTGGCCGGGCGTCCCGCCTCCGTCGCCCACCTGTTCCTGGAACGCGTCGCCGCCACCCCGAACCATGAGGCCTACCGCTACCCCGCCTCGGTCGACGAGCAGGCCGCGGACGGCGCGCCGGGCGCCGAGCAGTGGCGCTCGCTCACCTGGGCGCAGACCGCGGTCCGGGTCAAGGCGGTGGCCGCCGGCCTGATGGCGCTGGGCATCCAGCCGGAGGACCGGGTCGCGCTGGCCTCCTCCACCCGGCTCGAGTGGATCCTCACCGACATGGGCGCCATGTGCGCGGGCGCGGCCATCACCACGGTCTACCCGAGCACCAACGCGGACGAGACGGCCTTCATCCTCTCCAACTCGGGCTCCCGGGCCATGTTCGCCGAGAACGCCGCCCAGCTGGCCAAGGCCGTCGAGCACATCGAGCAGCTGCCCGAGCTGCGCACCGTGATCCTCTTCGACGAGCCCGCCGAGGCCCCCGACACCGCCGGGCTGGACCTGATCACCCTCGCCGAGCTGGAACGGCGCGGCGCCGAGTACCTGGAGCAGTACCCGGACGCGGTCGAGAAGGCGGTGGCCGCGCTCGACAAGGAGCAGCTGGCCACCCTCATCTACACCTCCGGCACCACCGGCCGCCCCAAGGGCGTGCGCCTGGTGCACGACTGCTGGGCGTACGAGGGCAGGGCCCAGGAGGCCAGTGGCCTGCTCGGCCCCGACGACGTCCAGTTCATGTGGCTGCCGCTGTCGCACGTCTTCGGCAAGACCCTGATCTCCGGCCAGATCGCCACCGGCCACGTGATGGCGGTGGACGGCCGGGTGGACCGGATCATCCACAACCTGCCGGCCATCAGGCCCACCGTGATGGCCTCGGCGCCGCGCATCTTCGAGAAGGTCTACAACGGCATCGCCGGCCGGGCCCGGGCCGAGGGCGGCGCCAAGTACAAGATCTTCCTGTGGGCCGCCCAGGTCGCCCGCGAGTACGCCCGGGTGGTCCAGGAGAGCCGGATCGCCACCGGCGTCGAGAGGGCCCCGCTCGGCCTGCGGCTGCAGCACGCGCTGGCCGACAAGCTGGTGTACGCGAAGATCCGGGCGGCCTTCGGCGGCCGGCTGCGCGGCGCCGTCTCCGGCAGCGCCGCGCTCGCCCCCGAGATCGGCTACTTCTTCCTCGGCGCGGGCGTGCCGATCCTGGAGGGCTACGGGCTGAGCGAGACCAGCGCCGGCTCCTGCGTCAACCGCAAGGAGGACGTGCGGATCGGCACGGTCGGCCGCCCGCTGCCCGGCACCGAGGTGCGGATCGCCGAGGACGGCGAGATCCTGCTGCGCGGCCCCGGCGTCATGCGCGGCTACCACAACCTGCCGGAGAAGACCGCCGAGGTGCTGGAGCCGGACGGCTGGTTCCACACCGAGGACATCGGCGAGCTGAGCCCCGACGGCTTCCTGCGGATCACCGACCGCAAGAAGGACCTGTTCAAGACCTCCGGCGGCAAGTACGTGGCGCCCAGCGAGGTCGAGGGCAAGTTCAAGGCGGTCTGCCCGTTCGCCAGCAACATCCTGGTGATCGGCAACGGCCGCAACTACTGCACCGCGCTGATCAGCCTGGACGAGGCGGTGCTGCTGCCGTGGGCCGCCGAGCGCGGCCTGGCCGGGAAGAGCTACGCCGAGCTGGCCGCCGAGCCGGCCGTGCACCAGCTGGTCGAGGGCTTCGTCAAGCGGGTCAACGCCGACCTCCAGCGCTGGCAGACGATCAAGAAGTTCCACCTGCTGCCGCGCGACCTCGACGTCGAGCACGGCGAGCTCACCCCCAGCCTGAAGATCAAGCGCCCGGTGGTCGAGCGGACCTACGCGGACGCCGTGGCGGCCATGTACGCGGGCGCCAACGAGGCCTGA